A section of the Kribbella sp. HUAS MG21 genome encodes:
- a CDS encoding ATP-binding cassette domain-containing protein, whose protein sequence is MSSPVLQLRGVRKYFGSVSALEDVRLDAYAGEVHAVVGDNGAGKSTAIKIITGVHRADQGEVLVNGENLGGVRSAAEAQQHGIAVVYQDLALVECLDIAHNLALGNLPRRFGVVLDRRRMEREAAAVLQDLKVRVGNVRTPVGLLSGGQRQVVAIARAVRMDRPIMLLDEPTAALGVQETAHVGEIINELRDAGKAVIIVSHDLDFVFSHADRVTVLRLGRTVGTRRISEVPREEVVGMITGAIPSDRPVDDQDSEVA, encoded by the coding sequence ATGAGCAGCCCGGTCCTGCAACTGCGCGGGGTCCGTAAGTACTTCGGCTCCGTCTCGGCGCTCGAGGACGTCCGGCTCGACGCGTACGCCGGTGAGGTGCACGCTGTTGTCGGCGACAACGGCGCCGGGAAGTCCACGGCGATCAAGATCATCACCGGCGTCCATCGCGCCGACCAGGGTGAGGTCCTGGTGAACGGCGAGAACCTCGGCGGTGTCCGGTCCGCCGCCGAGGCGCAGCAGCACGGTATTGCCGTCGTGTACCAGGACCTCGCGCTGGTCGAGTGTCTCGACATCGCGCACAACCTGGCGCTCGGCAACCTGCCCCGCAGGTTCGGCGTCGTCCTCGACCGGCGGCGGATGGAACGCGAGGCCGCGGCCGTCCTGCAGGACCTCAAGGTCCGCGTCGGGAACGTCCGGACGCCGGTCGGGCTGCTGTCCGGCGGGCAGCGCCAGGTGGTCGCGATCGCCCGCGCGGTCCGGATGGACCGGCCGATCATGCTGCTCGACGAGCCGACGGCCGCGCTCGGTGTCCAGGAGACAGCGCACGTCGGCGAGATCATCAACGAGCTGCGGGACGCCGGCAAGGCCGTCATCATCGTCAGCCACGACCTGGACTTCGTCTTCTCCCACGCCGACCGCGTGACCGTGCTCCGGCTCGGGCGCACGGTCGGCACCCGGCGGATCAGCGAGGTACCACGCGAGGAGGTCGTCGGCATGATCACCGGCGCGATCCC
- a CDS encoding sugar ABC transporter substrate-binding protein, whose product MITTAVRTRRRRIVAALSAPALVLTAALSGCASDAPAADGAGAASDDSGAMTLRFVNPLPSYPTWKQIGDCMKQQADKRGADLIQSGPTGQSLDAGAMIQQIQQAVANKSDAVMTFPASDGFTEVLKQAQSAGVVTGTIYGPGGPGSGADYNIGPDWTYIGESVVNAIAKRPGDHVLGLVAAANTGLGKLWLEGVKAAAAKTSNVKIAGEVYTGDDSAKALPQVDALLTAHPGITEIVTHMGTTTPGATSAIKSHGLLGKAFLVAVGHDNGGTEAMANGAANLMLLQDVCTLGKQLVDGVVDVHEGKKPADVPVKVAVVGKDEVQGYLDKGWV is encoded by the coding sequence ATGATCACCACCGCTGTCCGGACCCGTCGGCGCCGCATCGTCGCGGCGCTCTCGGCCCCCGCTCTCGTGCTCACCGCGGCCCTGTCCGGTTGCGCTTCCGACGCGCCCGCGGCCGACGGTGCGGGGGCGGCGTCCGACGACTCGGGCGCCATGACGCTCCGCTTCGTCAATCCGCTGCCGAGCTACCCGACCTGGAAGCAGATCGGTGACTGCATGAAGCAGCAGGCCGACAAGCGCGGGGCCGACCTGATCCAGAGCGGCCCGACCGGCCAGTCGCTCGACGCCGGCGCGATGATCCAGCAGATCCAGCAGGCCGTCGCCAACAAGAGCGACGCCGTGATGACGTTCCCGGCCAGCGACGGGTTCACCGAGGTGCTCAAGCAGGCGCAGAGTGCCGGAGTCGTCACCGGGACGATCTACGGTCCGGGTGGGCCGGGCAGCGGCGCGGACTACAACATCGGACCGGACTGGACCTACATCGGAGAGTCGGTCGTCAACGCCATCGCCAAGCGGCCGGGTGACCACGTCCTCGGTCTGGTGGCGGCTGCCAACACCGGACTCGGCAAGCTGTGGCTGGAAGGCGTGAAGGCCGCCGCGGCGAAGACCTCGAACGTGAAGATCGCCGGTGAGGTCTACACCGGCGACGACTCGGCCAAGGCCCTTCCGCAGGTCGACGCGCTGCTCACCGCGCACCCGGGGATCACCGAGATCGTCACGCACATGGGGACGACGACGCCCGGCGCCACGTCCGCGATCAAGTCACACGGTCTGCTCGGCAAGGCCTTCCTGGTCGCGGTCGGGCACGACAACGGCGGGACCGAGGCGATGGCGAACGGCGCGGCCAACCTGATGCTCCTGCAGGACGTTTGCACACTGGGCAAGCAACTGGTCGACGGCGTCGTCGACGTCCACGAGGGCAAGAAGCCGGCCGACGTCCCGGTGAAGGTCGCCGTCGTCGGTAAGGACGAGGTCCAGGGCTACCTCGACAAGGGCTGGGTGTGA